One window of the Archangium primigenium genome contains the following:
- a CDS encoding MGMT family protein, which translates to MSTTVTITMQERRHFERIYQVVEQVPPGQVSTYGDIAVIVGGGCDARLVGLAMGDLGPRTSQVPWQRILNRSGGISTPEGVGQRELLRAEGVEFDDKGKALLERFRWAGPSPEWATKHGYSLLPARGTSKEDEDKSQLRLF; encoded by the coding sequence ATGTCCACCACCGTCACCATCACCATGCAGGAGCGCCGACACTTCGAGCGCATCTACCAGGTCGTCGAGCAGGTCCCGCCCGGCCAGGTGTCCACCTACGGAGACATCGCGGTCATCGTCGGGGGCGGCTGCGACGCGCGCCTCGTCGGGCTCGCCATGGGAGACCTGGGTCCCCGCACCTCCCAGGTGCCCTGGCAGCGCATCCTCAACCGCTCGGGCGGCATCAGCACCCCGGAAGGCGTGGGCCAGCGCGAGCTGCTCCGGGCCGAGGGCGTCGAGTTCGACGACAAGGGCAAGGCGCTGCTCGAGCGCTTCCGCTGGGCGGGCCCCTCCCCGGAATGGGCGACGAAGCACGGCTACAGCCTGCTTCCGGCTCGTGGCACCTCCAAGGAAGACGAGGACAAGTCGCAGCTGCGCTTGTTCTGA
- a CDS encoding di-heme oxidoredictase family protein produces MFSRSTGMAAAMLVAGLLAGDGWAAVDGVQPSTSSALFYVNTTSWADIHYKVNNGGQINLRMAVQNGRNEYSVGNLVRGDTIDYNFTYWDISCNCARDTTLTRYTHGGTSTTPDSGTPDSGTPDSGTTPDSGTPPSLGPIVPLYNSSTALEPALTENTTKALITRVGGRVRDRHARESQYQAYDHYLALYFTNRTFWVEVVDEVAKGGNQITVNLHTVYPFDGPDFRAFFRGINTVAEYWHNARFTKVNDYLHTSTVTYNAKEGRAIRVGDRMEIEIGVFLKQPVEGRWNYYSDVWLYMVGSTGMVPFETQGSLRDSFPLPEAGWSGGRGTLNYPFSDEPGSRFKQMVLNMAPVNAQPFVEGRRVHHTNFRDGTHSESGNPVFSEQVNKLGPNYIEVSCIACHVSNGRALPPAVNTSLTKSVVKVGRVSGTTVTPDPALGSKLQPRSTSGTPEADVRITQWTTTSGTYADGTSYQLRKPSYGFSNVVPTNFSVRITPQLIGMGLLEALPESTIAALADPDDANKDGISGRMQTVIDPVTKQTRLGRFGWKGSASSVRHQVADAFNGDMGVTSSLFKTLDCGSSQQGCSGSSTELSDQDLDKIERYISLLGVPARRDLNDTQALRGETLFQSAGCAKCHTTTMTTSAFHPKAELRSQKIYAYTDLLLHDMGTGLADNLPDGIASGSEWRTPPLWSVGLTPAVSGGEAYLHDGRARTLEEAILWHGGEGQAAQQSFVKMSSSDRAALIRFLKSI; encoded by the coding sequence ATGTTCAGCAGATCCACCGGAATGGCCGCCGCGATGTTGGTGGCGGGCCTCCTGGCGGGCGATGGATGGGCCGCCGTCGACGGCGTGCAGCCTTCCACCTCCTCCGCCCTCTTCTACGTCAACACCACGTCCTGGGCCGACATTCACTACAAGGTGAACAACGGCGGCCAGATCAACCTGCGCATGGCGGTCCAGAATGGCCGCAATGAGTACTCGGTGGGCAACCTCGTGAGGGGCGACACCATCGACTACAACTTCACGTACTGGGACATCTCCTGTAACTGTGCCCGCGACACCACGCTGACGCGCTACACACACGGCGGCACGTCGACGACGCCGGACTCGGGCACCCCGGATTCGGGCACCCCGGACTCGGGCACCACCCCGGACTCGGGCACCCCCCCCAGCCTGGGCCCCATCGTGCCGCTGTACAACAGCTCCACGGCGCTCGAGCCCGCGCTGACGGAGAACACCACCAAGGCCCTCATCACCCGCGTGGGTGGCCGCGTGCGCGACCGTCACGCCCGCGAGTCCCAGTACCAGGCGTATGACCACTACCTGGCCCTGTACTTCACCAACCGCACCTTCTGGGTGGAGGTCGTCGACGAGGTGGCCAAGGGCGGCAACCAGATCACGGTCAACCTGCACACCGTCTACCCGTTCGACGGGCCGGACTTCCGCGCCTTCTTCCGCGGCATCAACACGGTGGCCGAGTACTGGCACAACGCGCGCTTCACCAAGGTGAACGACTACCTGCACACCTCCACGGTCACCTACAACGCCAAGGAAGGTCGCGCCATCCGCGTGGGCGACCGCATGGAGATCGAGATCGGCGTGTTCCTCAAGCAGCCCGTGGAGGGCCGCTGGAACTACTACTCGGACGTGTGGCTGTACATGGTGGGCAGCACCGGCATGGTGCCCTTCGAGACCCAGGGCTCGCTGCGCGACTCCTTCCCCCTGCCCGAGGCGGGGTGGAGCGGTGGTCGCGGCACGCTGAACTATCCCTTCTCCGACGAGCCCGGCAGTCGCTTCAAGCAGATGGTGCTCAACATGGCGCCGGTCAACGCGCAGCCCTTCGTCGAGGGCCGCCGCGTCCACCACACCAACTTCCGCGATGGCACCCACTCCGAGTCGGGCAACCCCGTCTTCTCCGAGCAGGTGAACAAGCTGGGGCCCAACTACATCGAGGTCTCGTGCATCGCCTGCCACGTGAGCAACGGCCGCGCGCTGCCGCCCGCCGTCAACACCTCGCTGACCAAGAGCGTGGTCAAGGTGGGCCGGGTCAGTGGCACCACCGTGACGCCGGACCCCGCGCTGGGCTCCAAGCTGCAGCCGCGCTCCACCAGCGGCACCCCCGAGGCCGACGTGCGCATCACCCAGTGGACGACCACCAGCGGCACCTACGCGGACGGCACGTCCTACCAGCTGCGCAAGCCCAGCTACGGCTTCAGCAACGTGGTCCCCACGAACTTCTCCGTGCGCATCACCCCGCAGCTCATCGGCATGGGTCTGCTCGAGGCCCTTCCCGAGAGCACCATCGCCGCCCTGGCGGACCCGGATGACGCCAACAAGGACGGCATCTCCGGCCGCATGCAGACGGTGATCGATCCCGTGACGAAGCAGACGCGCCTGGGCCGCTTCGGCTGGAAGGGCAGCGCCTCCAGCGTGCGCCACCAGGTGGCCGATGCCTTCAACGGCGACATGGGCGTCACCTCGTCCCTGTTCAAGACCCTGGACTGCGGCTCGTCGCAGCAGGGCTGCTCGGGCTCGAGCACGGAGCTGAGCGATCAGGACCTGGACAAGATCGAGCGCTACATCTCGCTGCTGGGCGTGCCGGCGCGGCGCGACCTCAATGACACCCAGGCCCTGCGCGGCGAGACGCTCTTCCAGAGCGCGGGCTGCGCCAAGTGCCACACCACGACCATGACCACCAGCGCCTTCCACCCCAAGGCGGAGCTGCGCAGCCAGAAGATCTACGCCTACACGGACCTGCTGCTGCACGACATGGGCACGGGCCTGGCGGACAACCTGCCGGACGGCATCGCCTCGGGCTCCGAGTGGCGCACCCCGCCGCTGTGGAGCGTGGGCCTGACGCCGGCCGTGAGCGGTGGCGAGGCCTACCTGCACGACGGCCGCGCCCGCACCCTGGAGGAGGCCATCCTCTGGCACGGCGGCGAGGGCCAGGCGGCCCAGCAGTCCTTCGTGAAGATGTCCTCCAGCGACCGGGCGGCGCTCATCCGCTTCCTCAAGTCGATCTGA
- a CDS encoding SPFH domain-containing protein translates to MELLRILGLDALDLIGGLGLGAMAWVGVRCVLTGFFTVDQSERAVKVRLGRAVRRVGEPTTREGPVSEGLARTDEDRYVYPQLEVIPPGGPYFKWPWERVVKVSVATQTLSMAYDPESPHANQDGTVLDAVTKDQLNTGLTGQLRYRVSEQNLYAYLFGVKNPIAHVMGYFISILRERIASFEAPPPPVVEGTLEAVEVSVVSGVSINDLRKNLRDLNEHMDRECRGSLSRYGIVLDASLITGIDPPPEVDSALAAINTAHNHVSSELSLAQAGADQKIVQSRRAVEIETLKAEAEVEPLVAMAQQLTLLKESGPGALRAYVRNIRLGLFSKASQVVLGVKP, encoded by the coding sequence ATGGAGTTGCTGCGAATCCTGGGCCTGGACGCCCTGGACCTGATCGGGGGCCTGGGACTGGGCGCGATGGCCTGGGTGGGGGTCCGATGTGTGCTCACCGGCTTCTTCACCGTGGATCAGAGCGAGCGGGCGGTGAAGGTCCGCCTGGGGCGGGCCGTGCGGCGGGTGGGAGAGCCGACCACACGCGAGGGCCCGGTGAGCGAGGGCCTGGCCCGCACGGACGAGGATCGCTACGTCTACCCTCAACTGGAGGTCATCCCGCCGGGGGGCCCGTACTTCAAGTGGCCGTGGGAGCGGGTGGTCAAGGTGTCGGTGGCCACCCAGACGCTGAGCATGGCGTACGACCCCGAGTCGCCGCACGCCAACCAGGACGGCACGGTGCTGGACGCGGTGACCAAGGATCAGCTCAACACGGGGCTGACGGGGCAACTGCGCTACCGGGTGTCCGAGCAGAACCTCTACGCGTACCTCTTCGGGGTGAAGAACCCCATCGCGCACGTGATGGGCTACTTCATCTCCATCCTGCGCGAGCGCATCGCGAGCTTCGAGGCGCCGCCGCCGCCCGTGGTGGAGGGCACGCTGGAGGCGGTGGAGGTGTCGGTCGTCTCGGGCGTCTCCATCAATGATTTGCGCAAGAACCTGCGCGACCTCAACGAGCACATGGACCGCGAGTGCCGGGGGAGCCTGTCTCGCTACGGCATCGTGCTGGACGCCTCGCTCATCACCGGCATCGATCCGCCGCCCGAGGTGGACTCGGCGCTCGCGGCCATCAACACGGCGCACAACCACGTCTCCTCGGAGCTGAGCCTCGCGCAGGCGGGGGCGGATCAGAAGATCGTCCAGTCGCGCCGGGCGGTGGAGATCGAGACCCTCAAGGCCGAGGCGGAGGTGGAGCCGCTGGTGGCCATGGCCCAGCAGCTCACGCTGCTCAAGGAGAGTGGCCCCGGGGCGCTCCGGGCCTACGTGCGCAACATCCGCCTGGGCCTGTTCTCCAAGGCGAGCCAGGTGGTGTTGGGGGTGAAGCCATGA
- a CDS encoding amidohydrolase family protein, protein MEGRLVLKNCSIFRADGRGRAGMAVVVEGGLIRQVAPDEQVPVLPGDWEVSCRGRLVMPGLVDCHSHLVGDLLMPSSGELLLHPPHVRFDHERVLAAALTLEDVEVLACHAMARALRSGITLAVDHLSCPGNVAGALEVMARAADRLGMRLVASHATHVLDGEALSLAQAEANADFVLRQQSHPRVRGALGFHASWTGSDALLGMLGRLREEKGFPLVFHLSEGDHDLAMTWSTYGKRVVPRMESFGLLGPLSVAGFARSVDDAESIRLAQSGTCVALGPKTALLVEPSGRALETLYGRQNLIGLGSAGHGNLWDAMTSTLVTAVGAARGSRLVDPDGVVAQVCADGPAELCSRLFGVPSGSVEEGRLADLVVYDCVPALDMVSGQAPYLFGQLTRSRVAWTIVDGRVTVREGQLLGVDELALAREASRVLSRLWAQTRPPESEEVHLLAQERRA, encoded by the coding sequence ATGGAAGGCCGCCTCGTCCTCAAGAATTGTTCCATCTTCCGCGCGGATGGCCGTGGCCGCGCGGGCATGGCCGTCGTCGTCGAGGGGGGGTTGATCCGTCAGGTCGCCCCCGACGAACAGGTCCCCGTGCTGCCCGGGGACTGGGAAGTGTCCTGCCGGGGGCGGCTCGTGATGCCCGGGCTGGTGGACTGTCACTCCCACCTGGTGGGGGACCTGCTCATGCCGTCCTCCGGCGAGCTGCTGCTCCACCCGCCGCACGTGCGCTTCGATCACGAGCGCGTACTGGCCGCCGCGCTCACGCTCGAGGACGTGGAGGTGCTGGCCTGCCATGCCATGGCGCGCGCGCTGCGCTCGGGCATCACCCTGGCGGTGGACCACCTGTCGTGTCCGGGGAACGTGGCGGGCGCCCTGGAGGTCATGGCGCGCGCGGCGGACCGGCTGGGCATGCGGCTGGTGGCGAGCCACGCCACGCATGTGTTGGACGGGGAGGCGCTCTCGCTCGCCCAGGCCGAGGCCAACGCCGACTTCGTGCTCCGGCAGCAGTCCCACCCCCGGGTGCGCGGCGCCCTGGGCTTCCATGCCTCGTGGACGGGCAGTGACGCGCTGCTCGGGATGTTGGGCCGCCTGCGCGAGGAGAAGGGCTTTCCGCTCGTCTTCCACCTGTCCGAGGGCGACCACGATCTGGCCATGACGTGGTCCACCTACGGCAAGCGCGTGGTGCCGCGCATGGAGTCCTTCGGCCTGCTCGGGCCGCTGTCGGTGGCCGGCTTCGCGCGCTCGGTGGACGACGCCGAGTCCATCCGCCTGGCGCAGTCGGGCACCTGCGTGGCGCTCGGCCCCAAGACGGCGCTGCTCGTGGAGCCCAGTGGCCGTGCCCTGGAGACGCTCTACGGCCGGCAGAACCTCATCGGCCTGGGCAGCGCCGGGCACGGCAACCTCTGGGACGCCATGACCTCCACGCTCGTCACCGCCGTGGGCGCGGCGCGCGGCTCGCGGCTGGTGGATCCGGACGGCGTGGTGGCCCAGGTGTGCGCGGACGGCCCCGCGGAGCTGTGCTCGCGGCTGTTCGGCGTGCCCTCCGGCTCGGTGGAGGAGGGGCGGCTCGCGGACCTGGTGGTGTACGACTGCGTCCCGGCGCTGGACATGGTCAGCGGGCAGGCGCCGTACCTCTTCGGGCAGCTCACGCGCTCGCGCGTGGCGTGGACCATCGTGGACGGGCGCGTCACCGTGCGCGAGGGCCAGTTGCTCGGCGTGGACGAGCTGGCGCTGGCGCGCGAGGCCTCGCGGGTCCTGTCCCGGCTGTGGGCCCAGACCCGCCCGCCCGAGTCCGAGGAGGTCCACCTGCTCGCGCAGGAGCGCCGGGCATGA
- a CDS encoding sensor histidine kinase → MTLDLLQAIQLSWSPQLRVTRVTGDCERVLRRPAAQILDRPLETVLGTSAEHARRLDTLARRDERAVEFLSGVLGPEDPVPLRFALGLEAGEATAVVLDLRALLRHAPPVQLSGLASQLSHELRNPLSSVKMAVQTLARNTGLSERDQRRLTIANREVRTLERMLWLLSEYARDSTPTLEPHAPRTLVEEAMAMVAPELTERGVTVRVDEAADVPRVRMDTNRLRPVLAQVLLNLAMSQAQGGQVVVTLRPEPPGRVSLSWRDPSGTLSEQESASLFEPFASSLARGTGLSLAALRRVLVHQGGEVVARSESGPDPDTGAEAGTVFTLTFVV, encoded by the coding sequence ATGACCCTCGACCTGTTGCAAGCGATTCAGCTCTCCTGGTCTCCCCAACTGCGCGTGACACGCGTGACGGGGGACTGCGAGCGGGTGCTGCGACGTCCCGCCGCGCAAATCCTGGATCGGCCGCTGGAGACGGTCCTGGGCACGAGCGCCGAGCACGCGCGGCGGCTGGACACCCTGGCCCGGCGGGACGAGCGGGCCGTGGAGTTCCTGTCCGGCGTGCTCGGGCCGGAGGATCCCGTGCCCCTGCGCTTCGCGCTCGGACTGGAGGCGGGCGAGGCCACGGCGGTGGTGTTGGACCTGCGCGCCCTGCTGCGCCACGCCCCGCCGGTGCAGTTGTCGGGCCTGGCGTCCCAGCTGAGCCACGAGCTGCGCAACCCCTTGAGTTCCGTGAAGATGGCGGTGCAGACGCTCGCGCGCAACACGGGCCTGTCCGAGCGTGACCAGCGCCGGTTGACCATCGCCAACCGCGAGGTGCGCACCCTGGAGCGCATGCTCTGGCTCCTGTCGGAGTATGCCCGCGACAGCACCCCCACCCTGGAGCCCCACGCGCCGCGCACCCTGGTGGAGGAGGCGATGGCGATGGTGGCCCCGGAGTTGACCGAGCGCGGCGTGACGGTGCGCGTGGACGAGGCCGCGGACGTGCCCCGGGTGCGCATGGACACCAACCGGCTGCGGCCGGTGCTCGCCCAGGTGCTGCTCAACCTGGCCATGAGCCAGGCCCAGGGCGGACAGGTGGTGGTGACGCTGCGGCCCGAGCCCCCGGGCCGGGTCTCCTTGAGTTGGCGGGATCCCTCGGGCACGTTGAGCGAACAGGAGTCCGCCTCGCTCTTCGAGCCCTTCGCGTCCAGTCTGGCCCGGGGCACGGGCCTGTCCCTGGCGGCGCTGCGCCGCGTGCTGGTGCACCAGGGCGGCGAGGTCGTCGCCCGGTCCGAGTCCGGTCCGGACCCCGACACGGGCGCCGAGGCGGGCACGGTGTTCACGCTCACGTTTGTCGTTTGA
- a CDS encoding class I SAM-dependent rRNA methyltransferase has translation MSGARWVEALRRARERRAPLREEPRTTAYRLVNGAPDGVPDVTVDLFESLHVVSLYRDFSADEERDLLEAMDAAWAPTSVYLKRRPREARHLANVAREALAPEEAMRGAPVESLVARENGWRFLIRPAQGLSVGLYLDMRDTRAWLAEQARGLSVLNLFSYTCGFGVAARAGGARRVLNLDASRRVLDWGEENARLNAQDVDRYDYVAGDVFDWLERLARKGETFDVVVADPPSFATTRTSRFSAARDYASLAEACARVVAPGGRLVACCNLATLAPRRFEAQVTEGVARAGRRGGPFTSLGPSPVDFPASAEHPAALKVRVLELT, from the coding sequence ATGAGCGGCGCGCGCTGGGTGGAGGCCCTGCGGCGGGCCCGGGAGCGGCGGGCCCCGCTGCGGGAGGAGCCCCGGACCACGGCCTACCGGCTCGTGAATGGCGCGCCGGACGGGGTGCCGGACGTGACGGTGGACCTCTTCGAGTCCCTGCACGTGGTGAGCCTCTACCGGGACTTCTCCGCCGACGAGGAGCGGGACCTGCTGGAGGCGATGGACGCGGCGTGGGCGCCCACGAGCGTGTACCTCAAGCGCCGGCCCCGCGAGGCGCGGCACCTGGCCAACGTGGCCCGGGAGGCGCTCGCCCCCGAGGAGGCCATGCGGGGCGCGCCGGTGGAGTCGCTGGTGGCGCGGGAGAACGGGTGGCGCTTCCTCATCCGCCCGGCGCAGGGGCTGTCGGTGGGGTTGTACCTGGACATGCGCGACACGCGGGCGTGGCTGGCGGAGCAGGCGCGGGGCCTCTCGGTGCTCAACCTCTTCTCGTACACCTGCGGGTTCGGCGTGGCGGCGCGGGCGGGGGGGGCGCGGCGGGTGCTCAACCTGGACGCGAGCCGGCGCGTGCTGGATTGGGGCGAGGAAAACGCGCGCCTCAACGCGCAGGACGTGGACCGCTACGACTATGTCGCGGGGGACGTGTTCGACTGGCTCGAGCGCCTGGCGCGCAAGGGCGAGACGTTCGACGTGGTGGTGGCGGACCCGCCCTCGTTCGCCACCACGCGCACCAGCCGCTTCTCGGCGGCGCGGGACTACGCCTCCCTGGCGGAGGCCTGCGCGCGGGTGGTGGCGCCGGGCGGGCGGCTGGTGGCGTGCTGCAACCTGGCCACGCTGGCGCCGCGTCGCTTCGAGGCCCAGGTGACCGAGGGCGTGGCCCGGGCGGGCCGCCGGGGAGGGCCCTTCACGAGCCTGGGTCCCTCGCCGGTGGACTTCCCGGCGTCGGCGGAGCATCCGGCCGCCCTGAAGGTGCGGGTGCTGGAGCTGACGTGA
- the truA gene encoding tRNA pseudouridine(38-40) synthase TruA, which produces MPRIKLTIAYQGTQYVGWQVQPNGVSIQARLMDAVEALLGERVPVEAAGRTDAGVHATGQVVCLSTSRELPLKAYWRGLNGLLPEDIAVVRAEQVPEAFDPRRWSLGKRYRYQVSNRPSRSPLLRATHWEVFAPLDVEALRQGATHLLGRHDFSAFRAADCQAAHAVREVRRVEVVGERGGDVSITVEGTAFLKHMVRNLVGTLMEVGKGRRPPGWVAEVLAARERKRAGPTAPAHGLLLEEVFYGEGPPPRSPGGTADDDTE; this is translated from the coding sequence ATGCCTCGGATCAAACTGACGATCGCGTACCAGGGGACGCAGTACGTGGGCTGGCAGGTGCAGCCCAATGGCGTCTCCATCCAGGCCCGGTTGATGGACGCGGTGGAGGCGCTGCTCGGCGAGCGCGTCCCGGTGGAGGCCGCGGGCCGCACCGACGCGGGCGTCCACGCCACGGGGCAGGTGGTGTGTCTGAGCACCTCGCGCGAGCTGCCCCTCAAGGCGTACTGGCGGGGGCTCAACGGCCTGCTGCCCGAGGACATCGCCGTGGTGCGCGCCGAGCAGGTGCCCGAGGCGTTCGACCCGCGCCGCTGGTCACTCGGCAAGCGCTACCGCTACCAGGTGAGCAACCGGCCCTCGCGCTCGCCGCTGCTGCGCGCCACGCACTGGGAGGTGTTCGCGCCGCTGGACGTGGAGGCCCTGCGACAGGGGGCCACGCACCTGCTGGGGCGGCATGACTTCTCCGCCTTCCGGGCCGCGGACTGCCAGGCGGCCCATGCCGTGCGGGAGGTGCGCCGGGTGGAGGTGGTGGGCGAGCGGGGCGGGGACGTGTCCATCACCGTGGAGGGCACGGCCTTCCTCAAGCACATGGTGCGCAACCTCGTGGGCACCCTGATGGAGGTGGGCAAGGGCCGCCGCCCTCCCGGGTGGGTGGCCGAGGTGCTCGCCGCGCGCGAGCGCAAGCGCGCCGGGCCGACCGCGCCCGCGCACGGCCTCCTCCTGGAGGAGGTCTTCTATGGAGAGGGCCCGCCTCCCCGTTCGCCCGGCGGCACGGCGGACGACGACACGGAGTGA
- a CDS encoding SPFH domain-containing protein, with product MTSLMVGAVLGFMAMGMGVPLLLALARLFGVYAVVEERTCRVYVFLGRVVAVLDEPGLHLLWARLGWKALLVNWVGRCHVIDLRLDQQYLRSLAVNSEEGAPMGIGIWYEMSISDPLKYLFENADPRGSLAANVSNATVRCLSNMKLGRMLESRHGMSRTVRAEVSPMSHAYGYQLGSVYIRKVHFRDAGMIHQIEEKVVNRLRQVTSAIRQDGANQVSILTSSADRQAAIAFAKAAALRPRIVGAALQRIAQDPEVSTAMFELLEVQRLQEGSARVTLVPEAQKDELLVQLLASTPPSRG from the coding sequence ATGACGAGCCTGATGGTGGGCGCGGTGCTGGGCTTCATGGCCATGGGGATGGGCGTGCCCCTGCTGCTCGCCCTGGCGCGGCTCTTCGGCGTGTACGCCGTGGTGGAGGAGCGCACCTGCCGGGTCTACGTCTTCCTGGGCCGGGTGGTGGCGGTGCTCGACGAGCCGGGTCTGCACCTGTTGTGGGCCCGGCTCGGGTGGAAGGCGCTGCTGGTCAACTGGGTGGGCCGCTGCCATGTGATCGATCTGCGGTTGGATCAGCAGTACCTGCGCAGCCTGGCGGTGAACTCCGAGGAGGGCGCGCCCATGGGCATTGGCATCTGGTACGAGATGTCCATCTCCGACCCGCTCAAGTACCTGTTCGAGAACGCGGACCCGAGGGGCTCGCTCGCGGCCAACGTGAGCAATGCCACCGTGCGCTGCCTGTCCAACATGAAGCTGGGTCGGATGCTGGAGAGCCGCCACGGCATGAGCCGCACCGTGCGCGCCGAGGTGTCCCCCATGTCCCACGCCTATGGCTATCAGCTCGGCTCGGTCTACATCCGCAAGGTGCATTTCCGTGACGCGGGAATGATCCACCAGATCGAGGAGAAGGTGGTCAACCGGTTGCGGCAGGTGACGTCCGCCATCCGCCAGGACGGGGCCAATCAGGTGAGCATCCTCACGAGCTCCGCGGACCGGCAGGCCGCCATCGCGTTCGCCAAGGCGGCGGCCCTGCGCCCGCGGATCGTCGGCGCCGCGCTGCAGCGCATCGCCCAGGATCCCGAGGTCTCCACGGCCATGTTCGAGCTGCTCGAGGTGCAGCGGCTCCAGGAGGGCTCGGCCCGGGTGACGCTGGTGCCCGAGGCCCAGAAGGACGAATTGCTCGTGCAACTGCTGGCGTCCACGCCGCCCTCGCGGGGCTAG
- a CDS encoding serine/threonine-protein kinase, giving the protein MAEVFLASQPGPDGFEKPVVIKRIRPHLSKQPAFVRMFLNEARLAAQLNHPNIVQIHDLGKVGESYYIGMEYLFGRDTRRVVPKAESLGISFPMVYALKLASSVCEGLHYAHEKVDLYGSPLNIVHRDVTPENIFVCFDGTVKVLDFGIAKAANRAEQTTRAGELRGKLSYLSPEQCLGKPVDRRSDLFSLGTVLYEWLTGFKLFTGESDVAVMRSIVDGKVYAPSYFRADIPEPVEAILMKALERDRDKRYASAWHFQQDLDRFLNAYDFTPTNLHLSNFLKQLFLDELEEEQQRMRAPAEGSASAPPPPTLDLELPPGEPEEGEAPSGERTHAVPVSAAQYEALEALAKKHQVPVAQLVSELLAPWLKYR; this is encoded by the coding sequence ATGGCCGAGGTGTTCCTCGCCAGCCAGCCCGGTCCGGACGGCTTCGAGAAGCCCGTGGTCATCAAGCGCATCCGGCCCCACCTGTCCAAGCAGCCGGCCTTCGTGCGCATGTTCCTCAACGAGGCGCGGCTCGCCGCCCAGCTCAACCACCCCAACATCGTGCAGATCCACGACCTGGGGAAGGTCGGGGAGAGCTACTACATCGGCATGGAGTACCTCTTCGGCCGGGACACGCGCCGGGTGGTGCCCAAGGCCGAGTCGCTCGGCATCTCGTTCCCCATGGTGTACGCGCTCAAGCTCGCCTCGTCCGTGTGCGAGGGCCTTCACTACGCGCACGAGAAGGTGGACCTGTACGGCTCGCCGCTCAACATCGTGCACCGGGACGTGACGCCGGAGAACATCTTCGTGTGCTTCGACGGCACGGTGAAGGTGCTCGACTTCGGCATCGCCAAGGCGGCCAACCGCGCCGAGCAGACGACGCGCGCGGGGGAGCTGCGCGGCAAGCTCAGCTACCTGAGCCCCGAGCAGTGCCTGGGCAAGCCGGTGGACCGCCGCAGCGACCTGTTCTCCCTGGGCACGGTGCTCTACGAGTGGCTCACGGGCTTCAAGCTCTTCACCGGCGAGTCGGACGTGGCGGTGATGCGCAGCATCGTGGACGGCAAGGTGTACGCCCCCTCGTACTTCCGCGCGGACATCCCCGAGCCGGTGGAAGCCATCCTCATGAAGGCGCTGGAGCGCGACCGGGACAAGCGCTACGCCTCGGCCTGGCACTTCCAGCAGGACCTGGATCGCTTCCTCAACGCGTACGACTTCACCCCGACGAACCTGCACCTGTCCAACTTCCTCAAGCAGCTCTTCCTCGACGAGCTGGAGGAGGAGCAGCAGCGCATGCGGGCCCCCGCCGAGGGGTCCGCGTCCGCCCCGCCTCCGCCCACGTTGGACTTGGAGCTGCCCCCGGGCGAGCCGGAGGAGGGCGAGGCCCCGTCCGGCGAGCGCACCCACGCGGTGCCCGTGTCCGCCGCCCAGTACGAGGCGCTGGAGGCGCTGGCGAAGAAACACCAGGTCCCCGTGGCCCAGTTGGTGAGCGAGCTGCTCGCCCCCTGGCTCAAGTACCGCTGA